A stretch of the Metopolophium dirhodum isolate CAU chromosome 8, ASM1992520v1, whole genome shotgun sequence genome encodes the following:
- the LOC132950808 gene encoding uncharacterized protein LOC132950808: MRKKARNDFEKDFLKLMNNAVFDSLVYLIKTEDFYLDLLNNPNLMDRLDTASYPSMLYYTARKKVPGFFSNEVKGHTMTEFCALRAKSYAYNIYAGEEDVVRDKNDKDKVGGEKIKAKGMDKAYDMLKNHMTLEDHKRCLFDEGGVEAYQENVSIRSFRHQIMTIKTKKLTYNNYDDKRVVLVDKMHTLAHGHYSIE; this comes from the exons ATGAGGAAGAAGGCAAGGAATGACTTTGAGAAAGACTTTTTGAAATTAATGAATAACGCTGTATTtg attCGTTAGTATACCTTATTAAAACTGAAGATTTTTACCTGGACCTACTTAACAATCCTAACTTGATGGATAGACTAGACACGGCCTCTTATCCATCCATGCTATACTATACAGCTAGGAAGAAGGTGCCAGGGTTCTTCTCCAATGAAGTAAAAGGACATACGATGACTGAGTTTTGTGCACTACGTGCAAAATCATACGCGTACAACATATACGCAGGAGAAGAGGATGTGGTGAGAGATAAGAACGATAAGGATAAAGTTGGTGGTGAAAAAATCAAGGCCAAGGGGAT GGATAAGGCATATGATATGTTAAAAAACCATATGACGTTGGAGGATCATAAAAGGTGTTTGTTTGATGAAGGTGGAGTGGAGGCATATCAAGAGAACGTATCAATCAGGTCGTTCAGGCACCAAATTATgactataaaaactaaaaagttgaCATATAACAACTACGATGATAAGCGAGTGGTATTGGTTGATAAAATGCATACCTTAGCTCATGGACATTATAGTATAGAGTAA